The Arachis ipaensis cultivar K30076 chromosome B07, Araip1.1, whole genome shotgun sequence genome includes a window with the following:
- the LOC107607535 gene encoding uncharacterized protein LOC107607535, with the protein MRLLMSSLNQDEGEIKRFANWILDVGNENIGSVVGDELEIEISNDLLITTTDDPFSHLVDFAYPNLLQNMSDYSLQSQSQSLSHVGLYLSKSVFTHGQLYVALSRVKSRSGLRVLILDEDGNPKSSTTNIVFKEVFNNI; encoded by the exons ATGAGGCTTCTAATGTCTTCTTTAAATCAAGATGAAGGTGAAATAAAGAGATTTGCTAATTGGATACTTGATGTTGGAAATGAAAATATTGGTTCTGTTGTTGGAGATGAATTAGAAATTGAAATTTCAAATGATCTATTGATTACAACTACTGATGATCCTTTCTCTCATTTGGTAGACTTTGCATATCCAAATTTGTTGCAAAATATGTCAGATTACAGCTTACAG AGTCAGAGTCAATCATTATCACATGTAGGACTTTACTTGTCAAAATCAGTGTTCACCCATGGACAACTTTATgttgctttgtcaagagttaagagtcgcaGTGGTCTCAGGGTTTTAATTCTAGACGAAGACGGCAATCcaaagtcatcaacaacaaataTCGTGtttaaagaagtttttaataatatttag